The sequence GCCCCAGCTCAGCTGTCAAAACTTGCAAACACACTTGTTCAGGTCTTACACCTGGGTGATTCTGACTCCGTGGGTCAGGTGGGATCTCCACATCCACAATCTGTGATGACTCCTATGACCAGCGTGCTCTCTGCCTCCAGGTTGCAGACGTTtgattccctctgcctggagtccTCTTCTacctcctccagctccagccccaccccaccacccaccccaaACTGGATATGGCCTCTTCCTCCTTGAAGTCAAATCATAGGTGCTCCTTCCTCCAGGAACTTTCTTTGACAGTCCAGGTTTGGGCTCTTCCTCTTTGCATCCCTGGTTTCCTGGACTTTCCTGATTCAAGCATTCATTGATTCCTCTTCTTCCACCCCAAACTCTGAGTTCGGGAAAGCCTGAGATAGTGGCTGCTGTCTTGCTCACCACTCTGTTTCCTGCACTCAGCAGagacctgacacatagtaggtgctcaataaatgtttgctaaacaacaacaacaaatgaatgaacaaataaacaaacaaatgaacagacGAGTGGATGCCTGTGGCAGTTTCCATGACAAACACAAACGGCTCGGCCAAGCCAGCAAGCAGGCAGCCGTGTGGCCTGCAGAGGGCACCAGTCTGCTTCTTCATCTCCCTGCAGAATCCTCAGGGCCAGGCACCTGCTGTCAGTCACAGAGGTGCCCGATGCTCAGTGGTCATTCTGCTGCACCGAAGATTAAGTAGGAGTTGTTTGCCCTTGGCCAATATAAAAAAACCTGAGCGTTCTCCCTTCACTTCTAGCGACAAGTAACACATCCCCTGTCTTGCCATGAAAAGAGCTGTAACTGTAGCAACCGGTGGCAGGTTTTCTGTTCCCAGGTGGGGAAGTGAGGAGAGACAAACAGAGGGGTGAGAGGGAAACAGAAGGAAGACTTGCTGGTAAGAGACCCTATGATGTATTTTTTCTATGTAAACAAGGTCAAAACTGCTCCTCCGGGAACAGCAAAGTTCTCCGCATGTCTCCAAGCTACGAACTTGCATGCTAGCTACTAATTAGctactctccctctctctctcttccctcttctctctgtgtgtatctctctctctctctgtctcttcctccacCCTCTTtcaccatctctctctctctaccttcgACATCCTTTTATTCTAGGGGAGAACAAACTCTAAGTTCAGATTGAATGAGCATCCAAAAGAAGTATCTGGAGGGAGATTTTGTCTTCCCTCCCACGGACCCTGCTGGAGCCCCAGCTCAGATCAGCCCTCTGTCAGCAATGAATGCTTCGTGCTGCCCGCCCTCTGTTCAGCCAACGCTACCTAATGGCTCGGAGCACCTCCAAACCCCTTTCTTCGGCAACCAGAGCGGCAGCCCGTTCTGTGAGCAGGTCTTCATCAAGCCCGAGGTTTTCCTAGCCCTGGGCATCGTCAGTCTGCTGGAAAACATCCTGGTTCTCCTGGCCGTGGTCAGGAACGGCAACCTGCACTCCCCAATGTACTTCTTCTTCTGCAGCCTGGCGGTGGCCGACATGCTGGTGAGCCTGTCCAATGCCCTGGAGACCATCATGATCGCCATCGTCCACAGCAACTACCTGACCTTGGAGGATCAGTTTATCCAGCACATGGACAACATCTTCGACTCCATGACCTGCATCTCCCTGGTGGCCTCCATCTGCAACCTCCTGGCCATCGCTGTCGACAGGTACGTCACCATCTTTTACGCGCTCCGCTACCACAGCATCATGACTGTGAGGAAGGCCCTCACCTTGATCGTGGCCATCTGGGTCGGCTGCGGCATCTGTGGCGTGGTGTTCATTGTCTACTCGGAGAGCAAGATGGTCATCGTGTGCCTCATCACCATGTTCTTCGCCATGATGCTCCTCATGGGCACCCTCTACGTGCACATGTTCCTCTTTGCGCGGCTGCATGTCAAGCGCATAGCAGCACTGCCACCTGCCGACGGGGTGGCCCCACAGCAACACTCATGCATGAAGGGGGcagtcaccatcaccatcctcctGGGGGTGTTCATCTTCTGCTGGGCCCCCTTCTTCCTCCACCTGGTCCTCATCATCACCTGCCCCACCAACCCCTACTGCATCTGCTACACTGCCCACTTCAACACCTACCTGGTCCTCATCATGTGCAACTCCGTCATCGACCCGCTCATCTACGCCTTCCGGAGCCCGGAACTGCGCAACACCTTTAAGGAGATTCTCTGTGGTTGCAAGCGCATGAACTCGAGATAGGATGCAGGGCCATGGAAATGATCATCAGTCGGGTCACTTTTGACCCTCCATCCACCCAAGatgtttagaaagaaaaaaaaaatacttagaagatataaaaatgtgttAACAGCCATGATTGTACTTGTCGTTTGTTTTTAAGTTTACAAAGCCTTTTAAAGGGGGAAATGGTGAATAACAGACTCCCTGAAAGGATTCTAAGATGAGGAAGTCACAAACTCTGATTTCCCAAATAGTCACTGGGAGAAATCAGCGAAGGCTTCTCTGCATGCTCTCTGCACTCATTTCCAAACACCCAGAGTGTGTGACGCCTGTCTGCTCATCTGCTCCACACCCACGTCTTCACGCTCCAGGTCAGACCAGACTGAAGGATTCTCATGAACAATAAGGGTGGTTGAGATCTCCTGCAAGCAAACCTGTTACAGCTACGACCTCCTGCTGCCAGCTACACGGATAGATAGCTTTGCACTTATAACTCCATAGGAGACCGAGTTCTACTCTATTATTGTATTTGCAGTTAGACAACTGTCCCTTTGTGAAAGAAGCAATGCTATGCTGTTTTCCCCTTTTCTTACCCCCATATCCCTTCAGTTGTCCCCACCCCCAAAGGTAGCATAAGGATGGAACCCActtctatttttctgttgttgcatTGGTGTTTGtcgttattttgtttttatggatTAAGTCTAAGACAACCTTCAAAACTCTAACGAAAGAGAGAAAGTGTTTTGGACAATCAGAATATACTTGTGTACTTATATTTTGATAGCTTGCTATTTTAGGGTATAAATTactcttttttaaataacttctttttttctatcatttacttttagcctttaaaataagaaaggaaatcatGGGTTGAGTGTacagtacgtgtgtgtgtgtgtgtgtgtgtgtgtgtgtgtgtgtgtgtatcttacACACAAGAAATTGCTTTACTGTAGCTTAAGATAGTTTGAGAAACTGTAGAACTACTGTGTGGCTTTCTTGGGAGCCCTTGTTTTTGCTTATAGCAATTGCATCTCTATAACAGGACTTCTTCAATATTATCTATGAAAGAGAAAGggtttcttttgttcttttccccttttgcttgttCTTTTCCCCTTTTGTGTTAAAGTTGGATGACCCTATTATCAATGTCTATACCTTATCAACTACAGGAATTCCTTCCTGGGAGCAAAGGGTGAGACTGGCTGACTAGAGCTGGCATTGTCAGATCCTTTTCTGCCCTAGATAACTTCAGTTTGTGCTTTCTGGCTGTGCCCATATCTACCCGTCACAAATTCTTATATTAAGCTGTGTGTTGGGGTGCAATTGTGTGTTTATCTTGTGCTAGCATACCTTGGGGTTCTTTTGTTCTTGAAGATTTTCTGCTAATGTAAGCAAAACCATTCCTTTCTTGCTTTATGAtgtttggaaataataaaaagcttTTACGGCTGCTAAATGTGTGCTACATTGAAATATACCACCTGGAATCACTCTGGTGACTCCTGCACACGGCCATGGTATGTTTCACTGCAATTCAGTCATGACTTTGTAAGCGGCATAAACAGCTCCATTGACCACAGTGCTAGTCTTTTCTAGGGCGATGCCTTTTAGCCAGACTACAAAACTCTCCCATTTAGTTTCCAAAAATACCAGGTTTGTGGTTCCCGGGCCACTGTCATTCCCCATTATTTTAATCAAGACACTAAATCACAGGACTCTTCTATGGCCACTCAGTGGGTAAATGTAGAGAAGGGGGAATCTAATTATTTGAAAGTGATATGAGTAGCTATAGGGATTACGATGTCTTTTTTCTATgtaaacaagacaaaaataactTACTTTTCACTCTTATATCAATtttcacattatttcattttatcccgTTAGCAAACCTCTAAAACAGGTgagtcattttacaaatgaagaaatttggTCTTGGAGGGGTGATGTGGTTGTCCGGGAACGCCCAGCTAGTTAGGGTCATGGTATATTGTGCATCCTGGGGCTGATGTCCTTTTGCACCAATATGCTGCTGCCAACAGGTTTTCATCATCAAAACTGATCCCCCTCTCCTCCCTGTATGTTCTAGCTTGCAGGGGCACTTCCAAACTGGAAGGCCCATGAGCATCACCTGGCATCTTGTGCAAGTGCGGAATCCGATTTGGCAGGTCCAAGGTG comes from Macaca mulatta isolate MMU2019108-1 chromosome 10, T2T-MMU8v2.0, whole genome shotgun sequence and encodes:
- the MC3R gene encoding melanocortin receptor 3 encodes the protein MSIQKKYLEGDFVFPPTDPAGAPAQISPLSAMNASCCPPSVQPTLPNGSEHLQTPFFGNQSGSPFCEQVFIKPEVFLALGIVSLLENILVLLAVVRNGNLHSPMYFFFCSLAVADMLVSLSNALETIMIAIVHSNYLTLEDQFIQHMDNIFDSMTCISLVASICNLLAIAVDRYVTIFYALRYHSIMTVRKALTLIVAIWVGCGICGVVFIVYSESKMVIVCLITMFFAMMLLMGTLYVHMFLFARLHVKRIAALPPADGVAPQQHSCMKGAVTITILLGVFIFCWAPFFLHLVLIITCPTNPYCICYTAHFNTYLVLIMCNSVIDPLIYAFRSPELRNTFKEILCGCKRMNSR